The following proteins come from a genomic window of Lolium rigidum isolate FL_2022 chromosome 5, APGP_CSIRO_Lrig_0.1, whole genome shotgun sequence:
- the LOC124655159 gene encoding dioscorin dioA3-like, with translation MAPGAHPCQRFDMEMHLVHQDSSNARAVISVLFSTKQAGHPSKTLTSMGPYFKRLAGKDNEDEDVKEPVDPSHWVDESSGYYRYEGSLTTPPCTEGVIWTIMSKVKHVTEEQIKLLDGVSEIPEENNRPAQKINDRVVRYYESESAKSGMEKKT, from the exons ATGGCACCAGGTGCGCATCCATGCCAAAG GTTCGACATGGAAATGCACCTGGTCCACCAGGACTCCAGCAATGCCCGCGCCGTCATCTCCGTGCTCTTCTCCACCAAACAAGCCGGACACCCCAGCAAAACCTTGACTAGT ATGGGGCCATACTTCAAGAGGCTTGCCGGTAAGGATAACGAGGACGAGGATGTGAAGGAACCGGTGGATCCATCCCACTGGGTAGACGAATCTTCAGGCTACTACAGATACGAGGGCTCCCTCACAACACCGCCCTGCACCGAAGGTGTTATCTGGACCATCATGAGCAAG GTAAAACACGTAACGGAGGAGCAGATCAAGCTGCTGGACGGAGTGTCCGAG ATACCGGAAGAGAATAATCGCCCGGCTCAGAAGATCAATGATCGAGTTGTTCGCTACTACGAAAGCGAGTCAGCAAAGAGTgggatggagaagaaaacatag